The genomic DNA AAAGGTCATGGATAAAATGGATATGGCTCAGGTGATTAATGGCCCTACACGAATTACAAACTCTACGAGCACTCAAATTGATTTAGCTTTTACAAACAGTCCAGAAAGGATCTTGAAATCATACAATATGCTTACTGGATTGTCTGATCACAATCTCATAATGGTCACctgaaaattaaataaaaagcgTTTTAAACCTTTGCCAGCCACAGAATCCTGTAGGATACCAAAGCAGGAACAACAAAACTTCATAAATTCAATCCATAATGTAAATTGGGATGAATTTCTCTCTGGCATAAACCTGGACAAGGATTGTTCTCTATTATCTAATAAAATACAGCAAAATATTACTCATTTTACACAGAAAATTAGATTAAGAGCTGAAAAAATGGTCTTCCCTGGATAAATGAATCTGTTTTGAAATTAATGAAAGAAAGAGATCATTCCTTAAAGTTGGCTGTAAAATCAGGATATAACAGGCATCAATTTACCTCTTTAAGAAATAGAGTAGTGAGAGAAATAAGGAGATCTAAAGCCGATTTTTTTATTACTGCTTTGAATAGGGCACGTGGAAATTCTAAAATAACCTGGCATTATATAAAACAACTGAAAGGAGAGTCCCACATAAATtagacaaaacaaatgcaaattgaCTTAAATGGAGATATTTTAACAGAACCCAAGGCAATAGCTGATGCTTTTAACAACTATTTTATTGAATCGGTAGCAGAAATCGCGAAGaactttacaataaaacaaaaaaagaatacttGGTGTCTGCAACACAGTCGTTCTTCATAACAAACATCACTGAGATCAAAGTCATTGACATCATTAAAACCCTAAAACCATCTAAGGCCAGGGATGTATTTGGTATGGACACAAACATGCTTAAAGATTCAGGATCTGCTCTGGCTACTCCCATTGCTTCTATTATTAATCTATCAATTTCCAATGGTCATTTTCCAAAGGCCTGGAAATCTGCTATTGTTACGCCAGTTTTTAAATCTGGTCTATCCACCTCCATGAATAACTATCGACCAATAAGCATTCTTCCGGCCATTTCTAAAATTGCAGAAAAATGGGCGGCAGAGCAGACTATACAGTACTTAAACAATAGTTCCCCTTCTTTTCCCGTCATGCAGTTTGGTTTTAGATCCAAACACTCCACTGAAACAGCTACGTGCTTTTTTATCGAGAAAATAAAATCTTCTCTTGACAAGGGGGGAGTAGTAGGGGCGGTATTCTTGGATCTCAGGAAAGCTTTTGATACAGTGAACCATTCAGTTCTACTTAATAAGctttcacattttaatttctCTCGTGGCACAGTTAGCTGGTTCGAATCATACCTGATTGATTGTACACAATCTGTACTAATTAACAACATAAATTCTGAGTCTCTTAGGCTAACCACTGGAGTTCCTCAGGGCTCAATATTAGGGCCCCTCTTATTTAGCCTGTATATCAATGACTTGCCTAATGTTTGTTCTGAAGTAGAATGTTTGATGTATGCGGATGACACCGTTTTATTTGTTCATGGTAGATCTAAAGACATTGTTGCTGATAAACTCACTAAAGCAATGACTCGTGTTACATCTTGGTTGCAGGAGAACTGCCTGCAGCTAAATATTTCGAAAACTGTAGGTATGTTCTTCAGTAAAACCAACAGAGTTTCATCTAATCCTGACATAATAGTTGCTGGAGAAAAATTACAAATTGTAAATCAATACAAATATCTTGAGTTAGTATTAGATTCACATCTCTCCTTTAAAGCCCATATTgaaaaattatgtaaaataatcaAGTTTAATCTCCCAAACTTCCGTTTAATTCGAAATGAGATGTCAATAGAGGCTGCAATAATTTTTCTACATTCCATGATTTTTAGCCACTTCAACTACTGCCTAACAAGTTGGTGTCAAGCAAGTCAGACCGCAAAAAGACCTCTGGAAAGGTTATACAAACAAGCCATTAAAGTCATGGATAAAAAACCAAGGCACTATCATCACTGTGcaattttgaaaaaacacaGTCTTTTAAACTGGGACAGTATTCATAAGTTTGTAGATCTGAGTCTCATATATAAAGTAACACATAATTTGGCCCCAGCTCCTCTAGCAGAGTTCATCAGCCAAAGAAACGGCTCTGATCGTGTTACTCGAGGCTCGGCCAGAGGGGACTGTGTTATCCCTCTGCGCACGAGCGCTTTCAGTCGCTCGGCCTGGTCAGTGAGGGGCGCTTCAGAATGGAATGGTTCAATAAAATGAGGAGGTTAAAAACCaccccacacaccccccccccaaaatattTTTTGCTCATTCAATTATGTCTGCCAACATTAAAACCAGAGCCTATCGCACtgtattacatattttatataacgTAGCtttttgaatttgttttttatgtgttttaataTTGTAACAGGTACTGTGTACCTTGGTATTTTACAGTGCTGTTTATATTGTAGTTATCAATTCGCCATAGACTTGTtaatgtttcttcatgtttgtattttattgcttCTTTTACATCTTGGCCAGGGgtctacagatgaaaaatagccatttggctaattctggcttttttaaccatgtttgttcatgtgttttatgaaaTTGCACTGTCCCCTTCTAAATAAACCagtaaatcaaatcaaattacaGCTGCCAGCGCCACtgccacactataatttacaaagacccaacaagtcccccaagagcaagcatttggtgctctcacacacaaatatatatgaTGTGTTTGCACCGCAGGGACTAGGAAAGAGCGTTTTGAGGGACTTTTTGAATTTAGAGCAGGTACTCTCCCATTACAAGAGGAGCTTAGAGAAATAATTGGTCCAGATGTCAGTATATGTCTCTGATCGATCACGTGAGCCATGCAGCACTGGTAACTGACATTTTAAATTTCTAGCAAACTAGTGTGCTGAAAGActaatgcttcatccacacactcTTCTCACACCGTAGAAAACACATTGATTTGTGCTAAGATAGGCTAAACTGTCCTGGACCTGTCTGTCGAGTTGAAAGTGAACCACGGACAGCTcctttaaaatacagaaatGTGTCGAAACtacatcaattattaacaaCATTTTAGTTCCTGTAGATGTTCTCATTTAAAACTTCCTACACAAATATCCATTTTGTTCATCAGTGTTTGTACCTGAGAGCGTCTAGTCTCCAGTTTGGATCCTCCAGTCCTGCTGACagtagcttcactcctgagattcctggatgattgtagctcaaGTCCAgcactctcagatgggaggggttggagctcagagctgaggccagagacAAACTgccttcctctgagatcagacaacctgacagactgcaaacacacagaacaacacacaggaacccTCTGTCAACACATGGAGCCATGTGTTTGTTGTCCAGGTACATTTTGGTTCAGATTTAGAATACACCTTTAAAATCATCTGttctatttaattatttaacaacTAAAGTAAACATTGAAAAACCCTAATGGAAAGCAACTCTGAGtctagaaattaataattataaaatgaataactacTGCCCAAATTGATCGTATCAACAGACACAAAGCACCTGTTTTATCAACTACAGTTAGTCAAATTTTAAATGGTCATCAGTTGAATGGGTTAAtgaatcctgacctgagagtctccagtgtgcagtgtggactcttcagtccaacggagatcagcttccctcctgaatcctgcaggtcgttgttactcaggtccagctctctcagactagaggactgggagctgagaactgaggacagagcttcacagcttctctctgacaagttacagccactcagtctggagagacaacaggaaagacacaagttatttatatttaactcctgttgaaagatatcagagtatttattgatgaataaatcccacttacagagctttgttggagggacAGTAATGAAGAAGACAGATGTGATAATGATAATTATGATAATTAATCATGACTGaattaagcaatattacacgagagggtttgatttaacgtcatTATGATGAATAAATCCCACGTACAGAGCTTTGctggaggctttgaccactggcagcagcctcagaagagccttctctgaagcagagtatttcttcaggtcaaacacatccagatctttttctgatgacagtaagatgaagaccagagctgaccattgagcaggagacagtttatctgtggagagacttcctgatCTCAGGGACTTTTGGATCTCCTCCACTTGAGaacgatcattcagttcatacagacagtggaacagattgatgcttctctctgcagacagatcctcactgaacttcttcttgatgtacttGACTGTTTCCTGATTGGTCTCTGAGCTACGTCCTGTCTGTGTCATCAGACCTCGTAGAagattctgattggtctgcagtgaaagacccaggaggaagcggagaaacaagtccaggtgtccatttggactctgtaatgccttgtccacagcactctgaTGGAGACATTTTACTTCAGGTTTGACTCTGAAGACTTTAGGCAGCAACGGGGTTGATTGTTCTTCTGACAGtaggttgactccagagttgatgaatgtcagatggacatgaagagcagccagaaactcctgaacactcagatggacgaagcagaacaccttgtcctggtacagtcctctctcctctttaaagatctgtgtgaacactcctgagtacactgaggctgctgtGATATTGATGCCACACTTTTTCAtgtctgattcatagaagatcaggttgcctttctgcagctgctgaaaagccagttttcccagagacataatcattttctttgtctctttatTCCAGTTTGAATCGGTCCCAGCTCCTCCACCGTATTTGATGTTCTTCTgtttggactgaaccaccaggaagtggatgtacatctcagtcagggtcttgggcagctctcctcccccTGTGGCTTTCAACAtgtcctccagaactgtagcagtgatccagcagaagactgggatgtggcacatgatgtggaggcttcgtgatgtcttgatgtgggagatgattctgctagCCTGCTTCTTGTCTCTGTATCTCTgactgaagtactcctccttctgggcATCATTAAACCCTCTGatctctgtcaccatgtcaacacactcaggagggatctgattggctgctgcaggtcgtgtggttagCCAGAGGCGAGCACAGGGAAGCAgtttccccctgatgaggtttgtcagcagcacacccactgaggtggactttgtaacatcagtcaggatctcagtTTTGTcgaagtccagaggaagtcgacactcatccagaccgtcaaagatgaacacaacctggaactcttcaaacctgcagattcctgcttctttggtttcactgaAGAAGTGatgaacaagttccaccaagctgtaccttttctctttcagcacattcagctctctgaaggtgaatggaaatatgaactggatgtcctggttggctttgtcttcagcccagtccagagtgaacttctgtgttaagactgttttcccgatgccagccactccctttgtcatcactgttctgattggttcctctcttccaggtggggctgTAAAGATGTCTTCTCGTCTGAatgttgtttctggtctgtctggtttcctggatgctatttcaatctgtctgacctcatgttcatcatTGACCTCTGTAGTCCCTCCCTCcatgatgtagatctctgtgaacatctgattcagaagggttgggtttcctgctttagcaatcccctcaaacacacactggaacttcttGTTTAGGTTAGTCTTGAGTTTACCTTTACAAACTCCGGCAGAACTTCCTGAATGAATACATAATAAAAAGatcattaattaatttttttaagaaaacaggaACATATTTTGACCCTTCTCTGGAGACAATAGCCGCTTTCCAACTGGAGGGATTTTTGTTCCTAgaacacaaacattttttctggtgttccgactggaccaatttggggattattaagttcctctggctgcagttcctgtaactctttcagctcctacttcagggcagggtctttttgCTGTTCTATTTTCAGCATCGGAACCTAGGTCAACGAGGGGCgggtttccggtacagacagaccaacaaggagacaattttaacaatttttgccatcttattcatcactaaattcacttctgacaacgttttaggcgagaaatcaactgtttagattttgaatatagacagtcctgctcagagaccctGCTGAAAgccggaggtctctcagactgctctcgtaaataagaggcttttattttgccgttgacggttcgtttgtttaaacataataataataataataataataataataataataataataataaactgaatttagcgcttttcatagactcaaagtcgcttaaatatcacaacaaatccatcataagattaacaggaacctgtggttaactgtcttttcggagttaaactccacaaccTTGCTGtccggccgtcacacacacacacactcacacacacacacacatgtccacagcacagcaggcagaggcgggggagagagagagatacccgtttctcttcgggagacttgtttaaattatgacaaatatcctatatacattagatttagtatatAGTTCATcctttttttggtgtatttgttttctgattttaacgctataaagaccgtGACCATGCTTTcatcactcccttacccctcctatagtccctatagtttgttttgttttgttttgttttgttctgttgttgTAATCTACCtcccctgtaaagcgactttgagtctatgAAAAGCACTAcataaattcagtttatttattattatggcatcttggccagtgcgaatgcaaatgaaaaaattggttttgggggagagtagttagtagaactgtttagaagtggacttttcctataactacgttcctgtaactattTGGTCAGAAAACGGCTATTAGTAAATGTCCCATTAGTCCAGcaagttaaatctttagagaaatcctcttactgcgctgcagacggtcagccagctcgtcctgcttcattctcctcaggaagtgcagtgtgatcttcagacatgcctctctgctcctcctctgctcttcatcctcaccctccctctgactctctgagcATTCTCGGTAATCTGGATTCAGAACTttctggatcttcttcagctcgTTCTTCACAAAATTGATGAtgttctcctccagcagctggaacagaagattatatgaatgacaGAAACACACTGGAATCATTAAAGAAAACATCAAATCCATGTTGGACAGTTTGACAATCCACTGGTCTCAAAAGTCCAGCATGGAGATGATTGTGAACAGAATAGATataaaagtagttgttgtacatgtacacaccataaatatggagtccaggtgtgtttgatgctgctgggctgactgaccactgggaacctctgagatctcctggtccactctgtggaggaatcaggaagaattagctcacatcatgtctgtccacacagagacaaacacaaggtaAATGTCCTGTGACTTAAAATGTTGATTACAACATTGAATCAGATGGTTTCCCCTGACATTAAAGTGTTGGTGGTGCTGCTGATCCCACTGTGAATCAACAGAAAGAACTAACAAGTAAACAAGGGCTACAACATGGTTGGTCTAAAGGACTCCTGAAGCAAAAGACTGGCATGATGATGCCAGGAGATCTGCAGCTTCTGTGGTCATGGAAGCAAACATTTGTAGTTAGAAGAAGTTTGGGGAGTCAACGATGAAAAACCTTCTGTTGGCCTCAAAATTATTTTGACAAACCAACAGCAGACTCAGGATGGGGAAGCAGAGCTTAGATGGCCTGTTTGTGATCGGGGGGAACTGCTGACCTGGACTGATGATACAGTTGCATGCTGGTTCCCTTTTTTTTACTTCCCCTTATTGATTTCTGATCTCACATCCAACTGGCAAACCCACATCCAACATTTGGgaagtattttttgttttgaccAATTTGGGTCAGGAaactttgggggggggggggaattctGGTCATGAATCCACTCACTAAAACTTGTCCTTAAGTGTTCAGACTCAAATGGCAGAAGTCTTCTCATGATAAATGGTGTCCTGACCCAggtgacacaaacacttacaGTACCAAGGGTCGCTGGTTCTCCAGGGGGCATGTGCAACTGAAGTTACCCTGAAAGGGGCACTCTGAGGCGCATATATCCTAACCATCCCCATGGTATTCCCAGTTGGAGAAGAACATTTGGGAATAATTTAGCCATTCGTGCATTTTAGCCTACCCTATGGATATGGGAGatttaaagtgctttttaaTGGGGCTAAAACACCAGATAATGTTGGACCAAACCAGGTCCAATATTAAATTGGAATCTACAGTCTTAGTGGACAGCTTgatgtgagaatataaatacagtattagtgCTGTCAATTAAACATGTTATTAACAGCGTTgatgcaaacccattttaacggcgtacatttttttatcgcgagattaacgttctttttggccaagcaaactttgtagtttttttcacatgctgttgcaacaactagtaatgttagaaaaactacaacaccacacatcTAGCTAGactggaaaaacaacaacaggcacaccgcacacacttgtttgggcttgcgagccggccaaagagtagcaggctaacgttacattttgAGTGGACGGCGAGCGTGAggcgccgaaatggatgccaacaagATTCTGactggaaagtttacttttaaaaagttgccaaatggttcaattgacaagaccaaagtgatctgtgtgttttgttgttgtgaactgagctatcatcgcagcacctccagtctgaaataccacttgattcatgcagctgatggccgagcacac from Perca fluviatilis chromosome 2, GENO_Pfluv_1.0, whole genome shotgun sequence includes the following:
- the LOC120570840 gene encoding NLR family CARD domain-containing protein 3-like isoform X7, giving the protein MLRRRLRTQKRPESEPEPEPEPEPSCVSFKSDRSLGRLINFKDQQPSAEKRIHQRPDSAGPEPSCVSFKSDRSHGRFINFKGQQPSAEKRIHQRPDSAGPEPSCVSFKSDRSHKRFIDFKGQQPSAEKRVDQEISEVPSGQSAQQHQTHLDSIFMLLEENIINFVKNELKKIQKVLNPDYRECSESQREGEDEEQRRSREACLKITLHFLRRMKQDELADRLQRRSSAGVCKGKLKTNLNKKFQCVFEGIAKAGNPTLLNQMFTEIYIMEGGTTEVNDEHEVRQIEIASRKPDRPETTFRREDIFTAPPGREEPIRTVMTKGVAGIGKTVLTQKFTLDWAEDKANQDIQFIFPFTFRELNVLKEKRYSLVELVHHFFSETKEAGICRFEEFQVVFIFDGLDECRLPLDFDKTEILTDVTKSTSVGVLLTNLIRGKLLPCARLWLTTRPAAANQIPPECVDMVTEIRGFNDAQKEEYFSQRYRDKKQASRIISHIKTSRSLHIMCHIPVFCWITATVLEDMLKATGGGELPKTLTEMYIHFLVVQSKQKNIKYGGGAGTDSNWNKETKKMIMSLGKLAFQQLQKGNLIFYESDMKKCGINITAASVYSGVFTQIFKEERGLYQDKVFCFVHLSVQEFLAALHVHLTFINSGVNLLSEEQSTPLLPKVFRVKPEVKCLHQSAVDKALQSPNGHLDLFLRFLLGLSLQTNQNLLRGLMTQTGRSSETNQETVKYIKKKFSEDLSAERSINLFHCLYELNDRSQVEEIQKSLRSGSLSTDKLSPAQWSALVFILLSSEKDLDVFDLKKYSASEKALLRLLPVVKASSKALYVGFIHHNDVKSNPLV
- the LOC120570840 gene encoding NLR family CARD domain-containing protein 3-like isoform X8 — encoded protein: MEERLLEMEERGLMERLEWQKERIAMEREIEMLRRRLRTQKRPESPEPEPEPSCVSFKSDRSQGRYIDFKGEQPSAEMWIHQRPDSAGPEPSCVSFKSDRSHKRFIDFKGQQPSAEKRVDQEISEVPSGQSAQQHQTHLDSIFMLLEENIINFVKNELKKIQKVLNPDYRECSESQREGEDEEQRRSREACLKITLHFLRRMKQDELADRLQRRSSAGVCKGKLKTNLNKKFQCVFEGIAKAGNPTLLNQMFTEIYIMEGGTTEVNDEHEVRQIEIASRKPDRPETTFRREDIFTAPPGREEPIRTVMTKGVAGIGKTVLTQKFTLDWAEDKANQDIQFIFPFTFRELNVLKEKRYSLVELVHHFFSETKEAGICRFEEFQVVFIFDGLDECRLPLDFDKTEILTDVTKSTSVGVLLTNLIRGKLLPCARLWLTTRPAAANQIPPECVDMVTEIRGFNDAQKEEYFSQRYRDKKQASRIISHIKTSRSLHIMCHIPVFCWITATVLEDMLKATGGGELPKTLTEMYIHFLVVQSKQKNIKYGGGAGTDSNWNKETKKMIMSLGKLAFQQLQKGNLIFYESDMKKCGINITAASVYSGVFTQIFKEERGLYQDKVFCFVHLSVQEFLAALHVHLTFINSGVNLLSEEQSTPLLPKVFRVKPEVKCLHQSAVDKALQSPNGHLDLFLRFLLGLSLQTNQNLLRGLMTQTGRSSETNQETVKYIKKKFSEDLSAERSINLFHCLYELNDRSQVEEIQKSLRSGSLSTDKLSPAQWSALVFILLSSEKDLDVFDLKKYSASEKALLRLLPVVKASSKALYVGFIHHNDVKSNPLV
- the LOC120570840 gene encoding NLR family CARD domain-containing protein 3-like isoform X2, producing MEERLLEMEERGLMERLEWQKERIAMEREIEMLRRRLRTQKRPESEPEPEPEPEPSCVSFKSDRSLGRLINFKDQQPSAEKRIHQRPDSAGPEPSCVSFKSDRSHGRFINFKGQQPSAEKRIHQRPDSAGPEPSCVSFKSDRSHKRFIDFKGQQPSAEKRVDQEISEVPSGQSAQQHQTHLDSIFMLLEENIINFVKNELKKIQKVLNPDYRECSESQREGEDEEQRRSREACLKITLHFLRRMKQDELADRLQRRSSAGVCKGKLKTNLNKKFQCVFEGIAKAGNPTLLNQMFTEIYIMEGGTTEVNDEHEVRQIEIASRKPDRPETTFRREDIFTAPPGREEPIRTVMTKGVAGIGKTVLTQKFTLDWAEDKANQDIQFIFPFTFRELNVLKEKRYSLVELVHHFFSETKEAGICRFEEFQVVFIFDGLDECRLPLDFDKTEILTDVTKSTSVGVLLTNLIRGKLLPCARLWLTTRPAAANQIPPECVDMVTEIRGFNDAQKEEYFSQRYRDKKQASRIISHIKTSRSLHIMCHIPVFCWITATVLEDMLKATGGGELPKTLTEMYIHFLVVQSKQKNIKYGGGAGTDSNWNKETKKMIMSLGKLAFQQLQKGNLIFYESDMKKCGINITAASVYSGVFTQIFKEERGLYQDKVFCFVHLSVQEFLAALHVHLTFINSGVNLLSEEQSTPLLPKVFRVKPEVKCLHQSAVDKALQSPNGHLDLFLRFLLGLSLQTNQNLLRGLMTQTGRSSETNQETVKYIKKKFSEDLSAERSINLFHCLYELNDRSQVEEIQKSLRSGSLSTDKLSPAQWSALVFILLSSEKDLDVFDLKKYSASEKALLRLLPVVKASSKALYVGFIHHNDVKSNPLV
- the LOC120570840 gene encoding NLR family CARD domain-containing protein 3-like isoform X3, yielding MEERLLEMEERGLMERLEWQKERIAMEREIEMLRRRLRTQQRPESPEPEPEPSCVSFKSDRSLGRFIYFKGQQPSAEKRIHQRPDSAGPEPSCVSFKSDRSHGRFINFKGQQPSAEKRIHQRPDSAGPEPSCVSFKSDRSHKRFIDFKGQQPSAEKRVDQEISEVPSGQSAQQHQTHLDSIFMLLEENIINFVKNELKKIQKVLNPDYRECSESQREGEDEEQRRSREACLKITLHFLRRMKQDELADRLQRRSSAGVCKGKLKTNLNKKFQCVFEGIAKAGNPTLLNQMFTEIYIMEGGTTEVNDEHEVRQIEIASRKPDRPETTFRREDIFTAPPGREEPIRTVMTKGVAGIGKTVLTQKFTLDWAEDKANQDIQFIFPFTFRELNVLKEKRYSLVELVHHFFSETKEAGICRFEEFQVVFIFDGLDECRLPLDFDKTEILTDVTKSTSVGVLLTNLIRGKLLPCARLWLTTRPAAANQIPPECVDMVTEIRGFNDAQKEEYFSQRYRDKKQASRIISHIKTSRSLHIMCHIPVFCWITATVLEDMLKATGGGELPKTLTEMYIHFLVVQSKQKNIKYGGGAGTDSNWNKETKKMIMSLGKLAFQQLQKGNLIFYESDMKKCGINITAASVYSGVFTQIFKEERGLYQDKVFCFVHLSVQEFLAALHVHLTFINSGVNLLSEEQSTPLLPKVFRVKPEVKCLHQSAVDKALQSPNGHLDLFLRFLLGLSLQTNQNLLRGLMTQTGRSSETNQETVKYIKKKFSEDLSAERSINLFHCLYELNDRSQVEEIQKSLRSGSLSTDKLSPAQWSALVFILLSSEKDLDVFDLKKYSASEKALLRLLPVVKASSKALYVGFIHHNDVKSNPLV